One genomic window of Garra rufa chromosome 24, GarRuf1.0, whole genome shotgun sequence includes the following:
- the nceh1b.2 gene encoding neutral cholesterol ester hydrolase 1, with product MMRTILIVAIILSIAAAYYIYLPLPSTISEPWKLMFMDSILRGVMHVSFLAHDLGLSRPFDVAKYAASWDEIKGPQSSPAIRVTDTSFGGVQAQVFESTKADQEPRLKRGVVYFHGGGWTLGSGKMQTYYLQCWSMAEELDAVVISIEYRLAPEARFPDQYNEAVLASKHILTAEVLSRYSIDPKRVAVSGDSAGANLAAAVAQEMALDNSTPIKFKVQALLYPTLQALDFNTPSYQQNGNIPILHRPLMARFWLEYLNGDPRFVTSLLANNHTAPSPSQEIAAAKAKTNWTKLLPVAFQKNYKPVVPLHGDPKLLEKLPGLLDVRAAPLLAEMKVLKAVPPAYIMTCEHDVLRDDGLMYATRLKEAGVDVTIDHYEDGFHGCLSFAFGPFRFSVGFRSFRNYTRWLKENL from the exons ATGATGCGGACCATCTTGATCGTGGCGATTATACTGTCAATAGCAGCTGCTTATTATATTTATCTGCCCCTGCCCAGCACTATATCAGAGCCATGGAAACTCATGTTTATGGATTCCATATTGCGTGGTGTAATGCATGTG AGCTTTTTAGCTCATGATCTTGGCCTGAGTCGACCTTTTGATGTTGCAAAGTATGCTGCATCATGGGACGAAATAAAGGGTCCACAGTCTAGCCCAGCAATCCGGGTCACGGACACATCTTTTGGAGGAGTGCAGGCACAAGTGTTCGAGTCCACAAAAGCAGACCAAGAGCCACGTTTGAAAAGAGGTGTGGTCTATTTCCATGGAGGTGGATGGACACTCGGCAGTGGAA agaTGCAAACGTATTATCTTCAGTGTTGGTCTATGGCTGAAGAGTTGGATGCAGTTGTAATATCAATTGA GTACAGGCTGGCCCCGGAGGCACGTTTCCCAGATCAGTATAACGAAGCCGTGCTGGCCTCGAAACACATCCTGACAGCTGAGGTGTTGAGTCGGTACTCCATAGACCCGAAAAGAGTGGCTGTGTCAGGTGACAGCGCCGGTGCCAATCTAGCCGCTGCTGTAGCGCAAGAG ATGGCTTTGGACAACAGCACCCCAATTAAATTCAAAGTTCAGGCCCTTCTCTACCCCACACTTCAGGCCTTAGACTTTAACACCCCCTCATACCAGCAGAACGGCAACATTCCCATCCTGCATCGCCCGCTCATGGCTCGATTTTGGCTGGAATACCTAAACGGGGATCCAAGATTTGTTACGTCTTTACTGGCAAACAACCACACGGCTCCCAGTCCAAGCCAGGAGATAGCAGCGGCCAAAGCCAAAACCAACTGGACCAAGCTTCTTCCGGTGGCCTTTCAGAAAAACTATAAACCTGTGGTTCCGCTTCACGGCGACCCAAAGCTCCTGGAGAAGCTGCCAGGCCTCTTGGATGTGAGAGCTGCGCCGTTACTAGCTGAAATGAAAGTGCTGAAGGCCGTGCCACCTGCTTACATCATGACCTGCGAGCATGACGTGCTGAGAGACGACGGGCTCATGTACGCCACACGACTGAAAGAGGCCGGAGTGGATGTTACCATTGATCACTACGAAGATGGGTTCCATGGATGCCTTAGTTTTGCTTTCGGACCATTTCGGTTTTCTGTAGGGTTTCGAAGTTTTAGGAACTACACCCGTTGGTTGAAGGAGAACCTCTAG